A window of Cheilinus undulatus linkage group 1, ASM1832078v1, whole genome shotgun sequence contains these coding sequences:
- the qser1 gene encoding glutamine and serine-rich protein 1 has translation MMDRNYPTSSFADALAAPAQTVASWAYDRSTASVKPSPSYGAAQLDSELLQRQSYTPTHQLPTYTTSQLPAAAGALDSSSNTSETSIMSFLSAMESRSLQAGPVSASLLPPFRPPSWPSGTNASSTELYLTGALPSTATFPSPAALSSYQHTGAYPSRSYATNPSLALPDPAFSTSTNGLFSHHDPLLHLKSSQTVLPTALAFNHLSAPALGSTLPVQSSTYRSAQESAPHLLQPQFSLLPSALPAPHSTPQPYGATVFSGSIERALQRECSVIKHHQRPSSSHTASEQLPSSEHSLQGYFGSGNEADVSYEQDPSRQTQVSCSPSTGTDSSQGVSHAPQPKTESVTQAYSSTSLPKAKDCSSKLAQHTVGDEESHKHSQSLTAGSPEHYTPPGQKQNSVIANQQSVQLSSLMSSSLAQTYISPHTQSQNSNSTTDKISPLYKTLPSLSSQSDSVASVSQTLVYSPSSGLSQEQEIQYGAQVQGLCQGNLSESYPSSNSQGTQNVTFTSHSQGQASVTRSQSYATGQSLNQSLNSSYPSTCVRSLPSPNATQDYSLMQDSMGGKTHDTLSQQQTILPTYSSTAQTLQINARSSIQDIKLTYSKDKLEELPIQDLDALQQASLEASAAASSMSAHNNVIYVVSKMDDQHKTQSVIRSNSRSDDQLMGLSHANTAQLKDERIGSSSQQAVHLSSANGHVTSNTKTANSSIIASHEQLKQHPLQLKSPEPHQQNHQNHSQSQSTAPHTQFITVPSTQVLLEHNQMILLQQPLAHHQNTSKVLSVQGIPTGQDLGPVHVQYLQMDRELLGSSVTEAQSQQGTVVSEQSSACTDASKHHYNQSTNQPSDAKNHFALNSICFPDSMLLGDDRNILSNVDDILAATVAACGVTPQDFVKATSSAEADMAAMSSPVDSKSHFQTVDIRHMSPSFSNTNSHTMAMTLNGTQMASDCQAQSVHHNNSSDINTNGDGGSAENDYHLAGQVFDPSGLQSRIKGNVKCIKTEDGLMDSPGGEDFPKKKARSKSLTKPGGPEEDNAQARASKRSGQAKRQNSRGSDVSSPSSTQNVYDGCPQQERIRQKIREVEEKQPEVKTGFIGSFLDFIKSGPKQQYSPSPTRTISRPRKPCPSVKPPLCSLPSFPPKVQSLPGPLIPQESQGVSSQQKRLDEDLQKNLETLPSFSSDEEENTGKNQALRNSITSALSALDEATDRKTRTDNQIPAPVMKPQPAPTISLPVLETRLLQVAPPPQTINAVPRGTTFVSSKESKETPPGQLAVKLMSVAIEGLTDEELSDSGGEGMYRERDEFVVRNEDIESLKVTMRAGSEPPAIWKVQKALLQKFVPELRDGKRVFSATNSYLGYFGDAKTMYQRVYVKFLDTVNKREYVRVCSRKPRCKPMNSLRGVQVKTLLGLTAAPSSGSPSQKPRPKQLKPRAEPPPKKRRKWKEEFSPTASGSSEEGGEDDDLNPPVPFASRLLNTRTMKETFKSFVELLIGIVLDEDVITALEKANDELLLPHMRKVDGMITDNRKRLLHKLHIGQVLKTALDSFPEISVVTELKKDGETPAFKVRLSGKAYNKKTMKPYKMPNKVPQEYTVDQQKTQWFSLYHSLQHYKYHTYLMCKDEIASLRLQVGDLGQEETVQKCLQNAAWVEGLFDRFGELINQVQQACR, from the exons ATGATGGACAGGAACTACCCGACCTCCAGCTTTGCGGACGCGCTGGCTGCTCCAGCACAGACCGTAGCTTCTTGGGCCTATGACCGCAGCACGGCTAGTGTCAAGCCAAG TCCCAGTTATGGTGCAGCACAACTTGATTCAGAGCTCCTCCAGCGGCAAAGCTACACGCCAACCCACCAGCTTCCAACATACACTACATCACAACTTCCTGCTGCAGCAG gaGCACTTGACTCAAGCAGTAATACTTCTGAGACCTCAATCATGAGCTTCCTGTCAGCCATGGAGTCTAGAAGCCTTCAGGCTGGTCCTGTTAGTGCCTCACTGCTTCCCCCTTTTAGACCTCCTTCATGGCCTTCTG GTACAAACGCCTCCAgcacagagctgtatttgactGGTGCCCTGCCTTCTACTGCCACTTTCCCCTCTCCTGCTGCTCTTTCGTCATATCAGCACACTGGTGCCTACCCTTCCAGGAGTTATGCCACCAACCCTTCCTTGGCCCTCCCAGATCCAGCCTTCAGCACTTCCACAAATGGCCTGTTTTCGCACCACGACCCCCTCCTCCATCTCAAATCGAGCCAGACTGTGCTCCCCACTGCACTGGCCTTTAATCATCTCTCTGCTCCTGCTTTGGGCTCAACTCTGCCAGTCCAGTCCTCCACTTACCGCTCAGCCCAGGAGTCAGCCCCCCACCTATTACAACCCCAGTTCAGCCTGCTACCCTCTGCCCTTCCTGCTCCTCACAGTACTCCACAACCATATGGGGCCACGGTTTTCTCAGGCTCCATTGAACGAGCTCTTCAGCGTGAATGTAGTGTGATTAAACACCACCAGAGGCCTTCTAGCAGCCACACAGCCTCAGAGCAGTTGCCCAGTTCAGAGCACTCCTTACAGGGATACTTTGGCTCTGGCAATGAGGCGGATGTGTCCTATGAGCAGGACCCTTCCCGTCAGACCCAAGTGTCCTGCAGCCCCTCCACAGGTACGGATTCTTCTCAAGGGGTCAGTCATGCTCCACAACCCAAAACAGAGTCAGTAACTCAAGCGTATTCGTCCACTTCTTTGCCAAAGGCTAAAGACTGTTCTTCCAAGCTAGCTCAGCACACGGTTGGGGATGAAGAGAGTCACAAACACTCTCAGAGCCTTACAGCGGGGTCTCCAGAGCATTATACCCCCCCAGGTCAAAAACAGAATTCAGTAATTGCCAATCAGCAGTCAGTCCAGCTCTCCAGCCTTATGTCCAGTAGTCTAGCTCAAACCTACATCAGCCCCCACACCCAGTCTCAGAACTCCAACTCCACCACAGACAAAATCTCCCCACTTTACAAGACTCTGCCTTCGCTCTCCAGCCAGTCTGACAGTGTTGCATCCGTAAGTCAGACTCTTGTTTACTCCCCCAGCTCTGGACTGAGCCAGGAGCAGGAGATCCAGTATGGAGCCCAGGTCCAGGGCCTGTGTCAGGGGAATCTCTCTGAGAGCTACCCCTCATCCAACTCTCAGGGCACCCAAAATGTGACTTTTACATCCCACTCACAGGGACAAGCTTCAGTAACTCGCTCACAGAGCTACGCAACAGGACAATCCCTTAACCAATCGTTAAACTCATCGTACCCATCCACATGTGTGCGAAGTCTTCCCTCACCAAATGCTACACAGGACTACTCCCTCATGCAGGACTCAATGGGAGGTAAAACACATGACACCTTGTCCCAGCAGCAGACAATTTTACCTACATACTCGTCAACTGCTCAAACCTTACAAATCAATGCCAGGTCCTCAATCCAGGACATTAAGCTGACATACAGTAAAGACAAGCTTGAAGAGCTTCCCATCCAGGATCTAGATGCTCTCCAGCAGGCATCCCTGGAAGCGTCTGCTGCAGCTAGCAGCATGTCTGCTCATAACAATGTCATCTATGTTGTTTCAAAAATGGATGatcaacacaaaacacaaagtgTCATCAGAAGCAATTCACGTTCTGATGACCAGCTCATGGGACTGAGCCACGCAAACACAGCACAGCTGAAGGATGAAAGGATTGGTTCTTCTAGCCAACAGGCCGTTCATCTCAGCAGCGCTAATGGTCATGTTACAAGCAACACCAAAACTGCAAACTCCAGTATTATAGCATCACACGAGCAGCTCAAGCAACACCCGCTCCAACTCAAATCTCCTGAGCCACATCAACAGAACCACCAGAATCATAGTCAGTCTCAATCCACAGCCCCCCACACGCAGTTTATTACCGTCCCCAGCACTCAGGTTCTCCTCGAGCATAACCAGATGATTTTGCTCCAGCAGCCCCTCGCCCATCATCAGAACACTTCTAAGGTGCTATCAGTGCAAGGTATCCCAACGGGACAAGATTTGGGTCCTGTTCATGTTCAGTATCTTCAGATGGATCGAGAACTGCTTGGCTCCAGCGTCACTGAGGCCCAGAGTCAGCAGGGCACAGTAGTGTCTGAACAGAGCTCAGCATGCACTGATGCCTCCAAGCACCACTACAACCAGTCCACAAACCAGCCAAGTGATGCCAAGAACCACTTTGCTCTCAACTCTATTTGCTTCCCTGACTCTATGCTACTCGGTGatgacagaaatattttgtCAAATGTTGATGACATTCTCGCTGCCACCGTGGCGGCCTGTGGTGTCACACCTCAAGACTTTGTCAAAGCTACATCTTCTGCTGAGGCTGACATGGCAGCAATGTCAAGTCCAGTTGATTCTAAAAGCCACTTCCAGACAGTGGATATAAGGCACATGTCGCCAAGTTTCAGCAACACTAACTCTCACACCATGGCCATGACACTAAATGGAACTCAGATGGCCTCAGACTGTCAGGCTCAGTCTGTCCACCACAACAACAGTTCTGACATTAATACAAACGGAGATGGAGGGAGCGCCGAGAACGACTATCACTTAGCTGGGCAGGTGTTTGACCCCTCAGGTCTCCAGAGTAGAATCAAAGGGAatgtaaaatgtattaaaacagAGGATGGTCTCATGGACAGCCCAGGAGGTGAAGACTTTCCAAAAAAGAAGGCTCGCTCTAAATCCTTGACCAAACCAGGCGGCCCTGAGGAAGATAATGCACAGGCAAGAGCATCAAAGCGTAGCGGGCAGGCAAAGCGACAGAACTCTAGGGGTAGTGACGTCAGCTCCCCGTCTTCCACACAGAATGTATACGATGGTTGTCCACAGCAGGAAAGGATCAGGCAGAAGATCCGTGAGGTGGAAGAGAAACAGCCAGAGGTCAAAACTGGATTCATAGGCTCATTCCTCGACTTCATTAAATCTGGTCCCAAACAGCAATACTCCCCAAGTCCTACACGAACCATAAGTCGCCCAAGAAAACCCTGTCCCTCAGTCAAACCACCGCTGTGTTCTCTGCCATCTTTTCCTCCCAAAGTGCAGAGTCTGCCAGGACCTTTGATTCCCCAGGAGAGTCAAGGAGTGAGCTCCCAGCAGAAACGCCTGGATGAAGATTTGCAGAAAAACTTAGAGACTCTGCCATCATTTAGTTCAGATGAAGAGGAGAACACTGGGAAGAACCAGGCCCTGAGAAACAGTATCACATCAGCACTGTCAGCCTTGGATGAGGCCACAGACCGGAAGACCAGGACAG ATAACCAAATTCCTGCTCCAGTGATGAAGCCACAACCGGCTCCCACCATTTCTCTCCCTGTCCTTGAGACCCGTTTGCTACAGGTCGCTCCTCCTCCACAGACAATAAATGCTGTGCCAAGAGGGACTACCTTTGTCTCCAGTAAGGAGTCCAAAGAGACCCCTCCAGGCCAGTTGGCTGTAAAGCTGATGAGTGTGGCCATTGAGGGGTTGACTGATGAGGAGCTGTCTGACAGCGGAGGGGAGGGGATGTACAGAGAGAGGGACGAGTTTGTCGTCAGGAATGAAGACATTGAAAGCTTAAAG GTGACCATGAGAGCGGGTAGTGAGCCTCCAGCCATCTGGAAAGTCCAGAAAGCTCTGCTGCAGAAGTTTGTGCCTGAGTTGAGGGATGGAAAGAGAGTCTTCTCAGCTACAAACAGT taTCTTGGGTATTTTGGTGATGCTAAGACCATGTACCAGAGGGTCTATGTGAAGTTCTTGGACACGGTTAATAAAAGAGAGTATGTTCGAGTTTGTAGTCGGAAGCCACGCTGCAAGCCTATGAATTCACTAAG GGGTGTTCAAGTGAAAACTCTGCTGGGCCTTACAGCCGCCCCTTCCTCAGGCTCCCCAAGCCAAAAGCCTCGACCCAAACAGCTCAAACCCCGGGCAGAACCTCCTCCtaagaagaggaggaagtggAAGGAGGAGTTTTCACCCACTGCCTCGGGATCATCTGAAGAAGGTGGTGAAGATGATG ATTTAAACCCTCCAGTTCCATTTGCTTCACGGCTCCTCAACACACGAACCATGAAGGAGACGTTCAAGAGCTTTGTGGAGCTGCTCATTGGCATAGTTTTAGATGAAGATGTCATTACAGCGCTTGAAAAAGCAAACG ATGAGTTGCTGCTGCCACATATGAGAAAAGTGGATGGGATGATCACAGACAACAGGAAACGTCTGCTTCACAAACTGCACATAGGGCAGGTCCTAAAG acgGCTCTCGACAGCTTCCCAGAGATCTCAGTGGTGACTGAGCTGAAGAAGGATGGGGAAACTCCAGCCTTTAAAGTCCGTCTCAGTGGAAAGGCGTACAACAAGAAAACCATGAAACCTTACAAGATGCCTAACAAAGTGCCTCAG GAGTATACAGTGGACCAGCAGAAGACGCAGTGGTTCTCTCTGTACCACTCTTTGCAGCACTACAAGTACCACACATACCTCATGTGTAAGGATGAG ATCGCATCCCTGCGTCTGCAGGTCGGGGACCTGGGGCAGGAGGAGACGGTACAGAAGTGTCTGCAGAACGCGGCATGGGTGGAAGGGCTCTTTGATCGCTTTGGAGAGCTGATCAATCAAGTGCAGCAGGCCTGCCGATGA
- the prrg4 gene encoding transmembrane gamma-carboxyglutamic acid protein 4 → MTMLFHLFMLLQLLSCGELACMRRLLSKHEGEQEVFVDEGEANSFLGRHLLFNRFDFEIFVPGNLERECYEEDCNYEEAREVFENIPETDAFWKKYTEEKEKRASRVDVTSLLVGLIGVGVAIVIVGLLVWYFCQGKCKDNLSRTSSIRPRRRRSNATLIMRRLEEISLQPVPPPTQMEEIGPPGLPSYEQAIAKSGQHDAPPPPYPGSRTGSIRR, encoded by the exons ATGACCATGTTGTTTCACCTATTCATGCTCCTCCAACTCCTGTCATGTGGAGAGCTGGCCTGTATGAGGAGGTTACTGTCCAAACATGAAGGAGAACAAGAAG TGTTTGTAGACGAGGGGGAGGCAAACTCGTTCCTGGGTCGCCATCTACTGTTCAACCGGTTCGACTTTGAGATTTTTGTGCCTGGGAATCTAGAGAGGGAGTGTTATGAAGAAGACTGCAATTATGAAGAAGCAAGGGAGGTCTTTGAGAACATCCCGGAGACA GAtgctttttggaaaaaatacaCTGAAG aaaaagaaaagcgtGCCTCTCGGGTGGATGTGACTTCTCTCTTGGTGGGACTGATTGGTGTTGGAGTGGCCATTGTTATTGTTGGACTTCTGGTTTGGTATTTCTGCCAGGGAAAATGCAAGGACAACTTAAGCCGTACAAG CTCCATTCGACCTCGACGAAGAAGAAGTAACGCTACTCTCATAATGCGACGGCTAGAGGAAATTTCCTTACAACCTGTGCCCCCACCAACCCAAATGGAGGAAATTGGGCCCCCAGGGCTGCCGTCATATGAGCAAGCAATAGCAAAAAGTGGACAACATGACGCCCCACCTCCTCCATATCCTGG CTCAAGAACTGGCAGTATTCGGCGGTAA